A stretch of Methanosphaerula palustris E1-9c DNA encodes these proteins:
- a CDS encoding PocR ligand-binding domain-containing protein — MTVGGLHVGNIISGQFFFEDEAPDFDLFRAQARRYGFDEEAYITVIQVVPRDLYGVPRVRAPGRPGSGRCGLLGISARGEGQL, encoded by the coding sequence ATCACGGTTGGTGGCCTGCATGTGGGTAACATTATCTCCGGGCAGTTCTTCTTCGAGGACGAGGCGCCGGACTTCGATCTCTTCCGAGCGCAGGCACGACGGTACGGATTTGACGAAGAGGCGTATATCACCGTGATTCAGGTCGTTCCAAGGGACCTATACGGCGTTCCTCGAGTTCGTGCACCCGGACGACCGGGCAGCGGTCGATGCGGCCTACTCGGGATCTCTGCGAGAGGGGAGGGACAATTATGA
- a CDS encoding daunorubicin resistance protein DrrA family ABC transporter ATP-binding protein codes for MYAIEALSLSKRFGDLQALSAIDFTVGEGETFGFLGPNGAGKTTTIRILTGITVPTDGTARIFGSDIVQDTIAARRQMGIVHETSNIYTDLSAWQNLMFTAELYHVSRKDREKRGIDLLELFGLSGRRDDRTRGFSKGMKRRLTLAMGLINHPRLLFLDEPTSGLDVQSNLIIRDVIRELNEQGVTVFLTTHNIEEANLTCDRVAIINQGRIAAVDTPERLKKTIQSVQSIEIAFDPTSPVRSGNLEQIALVSEVRKEGDKFRLITENPPAVLDEVMEYAHEHHLRVISVNTLGPTLEDVFIRLTGLDIRTKGVKTID; via the coding sequence ATGTACGCGATTGAAGCTCTCTCACTGTCGAAAAGGTTCGGCGACCTCCAGGCATTATCGGCGATAGATTTCACTGTCGGGGAGGGGGAGACCTTCGGATTTTTGGGCCCGAACGGTGCCGGCAAGACGACCACGATCCGTATCCTGACAGGGATCACGGTACCCACGGATGGGACGGCACGCATCTTCGGCAGCGATATCGTGCAGGATACAATTGCAGCACGCCGGCAGATGGGGATCGTCCACGAGACCTCCAACATCTATACCGATCTCTCTGCATGGCAGAACCTGATGTTCACAGCTGAGCTCTATCATGTCAGTCGGAAGGACCGCGAGAAGCGGGGGATCGATCTGCTCGAGCTCTTCGGCCTCTCCGGGCGGCGGGATGACAGGACAAGAGGGTTCTCCAAGGGCATGAAGCGACGGCTGACGCTCGCCATGGGGCTGATCAATCATCCCCGTCTCCTCTTCCTCGATGAACCGACCTCTGGCCTGGATGTGCAGAGCAACCTGATCATCAGAGACGTGATCCGCGAACTGAACGAACAGGGAGTGACGGTCTTTCTCACGACCCACAACATCGAGGAGGCCAACCTCACCTGCGACCGGGTGGCGATCATCAATCAGGGACGGATTGCTGCCGTCGACACCCCCGAGCGGCTCAAAAAAACGATTCAGAGCGTCCAGTCGATCGAGATCGCCTTCGACCCGACATCCCCGGTCAGATCCGGGAACCTCGAACAGATCGCCCTCGTGAGCGAAGTCAGAAAAGAAGGGGACAAATTCCGGCTGATCACTGAGAACCCCCCCGCTGTGCTGGACGAAGTCATGGAGTATGCACACGAGCATCATCTCCGGGTTATCAGCGTCAACACCCTCGGGCCCACCCTTGAGGATGTCTTCATCCGACTGACCGGACTGGACATCAGGACAAAAGGGGTGAAGACCATTGATTGA
- a CDS encoding sensor histidine kinase, with the protein MHPDDRAAVDAAYSGSLREGRDNYEIEHRIVWHMAGELRWIHEKCEHQQDTTGRVVRSIGIAHEITEQKEAEMKLHRRNTDLGVQEEELRAQTEELAELNANLAFQYDLLDTIFATVPHHVSVWDGDGRCLWMNNQAAREIERLRDAPVGKTWQEIGLNLATMERFMPDIRRVIATGESFTDEVMNPDPYGVQWCSYSINRMSGGEQVVIVSTDITWWKEAEPALKNYAERLRMSNEKLQRFAYVASHDLHEPLRSIVSFSQLIDRRYRGKLDSDVDEFLGYIAGAGRRMQALILDLLQVSRTRWAPDRLCRPMSGGILADAIRSLKEPLAEAGGTMVVEAMPTVMVDAAQLEQVFTNLIGNAIKYRRPEVPLMITVSAGRHEDWWEFAIADSGIGIESEYYELIFEMFRRLHTQNEYEGTGIGLAIVKKIVERHGGRVWVESMPNRGSTFFFTMPAV; encoded by the coding sequence GTGCACCCGGACGACCGGGCAGCGGTCGATGCGGCCTACTCGGGATCTCTGCGAGAGGGGAGGGACAATTATGAGATAGAGCACCGGATCGTGTGGCATATGGCCGGTGAACTTCGCTGGATCCATGAGAAGTGTGAGCACCAGCAGGACACGACCGGTCGGGTCGTCCGCTCGATCGGTATAGCCCATGAAATCACCGAGCAGAAAGAAGCTGAAATGAAACTGCACCGGCGAAATACAGATCTCGGCGTGCAGGAAGAGGAACTCCGGGCCCAGACTGAGGAGCTCGCAGAACTCAATGCAAACCTTGCCTTCCAGTACGACCTGCTCGACACAATCTTTGCCACTGTGCCTCACCATGTCAGTGTCTGGGACGGTGACGGTCGCTGCCTCTGGATGAACAACCAGGCAGCCCGGGAAATTGAACGACTGCGTGATGCACCGGTCGGGAAGACCTGGCAGGAGATCGGCCTTAACCTGGCGACGATGGAGCGGTTCATGCCTGATATCAGGCGAGTGATCGCGACTGGGGAGTCGTTCACCGACGAGGTGATGAATCCCGATCCTTATGGCGTGCAATGGTGCAGTTACTCGATCAATCGGATGTCTGGCGGCGAACAAGTCGTGATCGTCTCCACTGATATCACCTGGTGGAAAGAGGCTGAACCGGCTCTGAAGAACTATGCGGAACGGCTCCGAATGAGCAACGAAAAACTGCAGAGGTTCGCGTATGTCGCATCTCACGACCTGCACGAACCGCTCCGGTCGATCGTCAGTTTCAGTCAACTCATCGATCGGCGATACCGCGGGAAACTCGACTCTGATGTTGATGAGTTCCTCGGGTACATCGCCGGGGCAGGGCGACGGATGCAGGCGCTGATCCTGGACCTCCTCCAGGTCTCCAGGACGAGATGGGCGCCCGACCGCTTGTGCCGACCGATGTCGGGGGGGATCCTGGCAGATGCGATCCGATCCCTGAAAGAGCCGCTCGCCGAGGCCGGTGGTACTATGGTTGTTGAGGCGATGCCGACGGTCATGGTCGACGCTGCCCAACTTGAGCAGGTCTTTACGAACCTGATCGGGAACGCGATCAAATATCGCCGCCCAGAGGTGCCGTTGATGATCACGGTCTCGGCCGGTCGCCACGAGGATTGGTGGGAATTCGCTATCGCGGACAGCGGTATCGGGATCGAATCGGAATATTATGAACTGATCTTCGAGATGTTCCGTCGTCTCCATACTCAGAATGAATACGAGGGGACTGGAATCGGGTTAGCAATCGTAAAGAAGATTGTCGAACGGCACGGTGGTCGGGTATGGGTCGAGTCGATGCCCAACAGAGGATCGACCTTCTTCTTTACCATGCCGGCTGTGTAG
- a CDS encoding PocR ligand-binding domain-containing protein: MLQELIEQFHRLTGILVGIVDLHGRILIGVGWQVCCMHFHGVNPETCRFCIESDLTLSSGIPFWRVPPVPVPEQHVGRRHIDHGWWPACG; the protein is encoded by the coding sequence GTGTTGCAGGAACTGATCGAGCAATTTCACCGCCTCACCGGCATCCTCGTGGGTATTGTCGATCTCCACGGCCGGATACTGATCGGGGTGGGGTGGCAGGTGTGCTGCATGCACTTTCACGGGGTCAACCCCGAGACCTGTCGTTTCTGTATCGAGAGCGACCTCACTCTCTCCTCCGGGATCCCCTTTTGGAGAGTCCCGCCTGTACCGGTGCCGGAACAACATGTGGGACGTCGCCATATAGATCACGGTTGGTGGCCTGCATGTGGGTAA
- a CDS encoding ABC transporter permease, with translation MIDLPEQCGQIRMELHAAWAIAKKDILIYYLKPNIIVSGMLFPLFMFLAFAVGRTAEPTVMIPGLIAITILFSASSIEPVSIPIERRMKTFDRLLSAPISLHTVVFGESLSGFLYSLGIAFVPLIAGLIIFQTPIVEIAPLVAGLLLTSFCFATMGTLFAAYPTESPGDIMSMLNLVRLPLIFISGVFIPLEQIPSIGKFITYLSPLTYGNDLIHAAFSSETHFNPIIDIVMLCLFILIFQVVANHLYKRFNE, from the coding sequence TTGATTGACCTCCCGGAGCAGTGCGGACAGATCCGTATGGAACTGCACGCAGCCTGGGCAATCGCTAAAAAGGACATCCTCATCTACTATCTGAAGCCAAATATCATCGTCTCCGGTATGCTCTTCCCCCTCTTCATGTTCCTCGCATTCGCCGTCGGGAGAACCGCCGAGCCCACAGTGATGATCCCCGGACTGATCGCCATCACGATACTCTTCTCTGCTTCCTCGATCGAACCGGTCTCCATCCCCATCGAACGGAGAATGAAGACCTTCGACCGGCTCCTGTCAGCCCCGATCTCCCTACATACGGTCGTATTCGGCGAGAGCCTGAGTGGCTTCCTGTACAGCCTCGGCATCGCGTTTGTGCCCCTGATCGCAGGGCTCATCATCTTCCAGACCCCTATAGTCGAGATCGCCCCGCTCGTCGCCGGCCTCCTCCTCACCTCATTCTGTTTTGCAACGATGGGGACGCTCTTTGCTGCCTACCCGACAGAGAGCCCCGGCGATATCATGTCGATGCTGAATCTCGTGCGGTTGCCCCTCATCTTCATCTCGGGCGTCTTCATTCCCCTGGAACAGATCCCTTCTATCGGGAAGTTCATCACGTATCTCTCCCCCCTGACGTATGGGAACGACCTGATTCATGCCGCGTTCTCCAGCGAGACCCACTTTAATCCGATCATCGACATCGTGATGCTGTGCCTCTTCATCCTAATCTTTCAGGTTGTGGCCAACCATCTGTACAAACGATTTAATGAATAA
- a CDS encoding nitrogen regulation protein NR(II) — protein sequence MTAAGFSADVRFVIAALPQPAFLYTPDGIVAVVNSAVERMASTSLTGRTVEEVIASLGVSQPDGTPIAACDLPALRALARQMVTDCPLVITAADGTFYAIRASSFPLLQDGIVVGILSGWSDVTALSRVLCDEKRRRSEAEAFVKREEAIAETLVQQNEELLAQDEKFRQHLEEQVRNQKAFVESEQRVRRTLDRLLSPGRELPNFELAVTSSISGCCRN from the coding sequence ATGACTGCCGCAGGTTTTTCTGCGGACGTCCGCTTCGTCATCGCAGCCCTCCCTCAACCCGCCTTTCTCTACACCCCGGACGGCATCGTCGCTGTCGTGAATTCAGCCGTCGAACGTATGGCTAGCACCTCCCTCACCGGTCGCACCGTGGAGGAGGTGATCGCCTCCCTTGGAGTCAGTCAGCCCGATGGCACCCCCATTGCCGCTTGCGATCTCCCGGCACTCCGGGCCCTTGCCAGACAGATGGTCACCGACTGTCCGCTCGTGATCACGGCAGCTGACGGGACCTTCTATGCTATCCGGGCTTCCTCCTTCCCCCTCCTGCAGGATGGCATCGTTGTGGGTATCCTCTCGGGCTGGTCGGATGTCACTGCCCTCTCTAGGGTCCTCTGTGATGAAAAGCGGCGTCGGAGCGAGGCTGAAGCGTTTGTAAAGAGGGAGGAGGCGATAGCCGAGACTCTGGTGCAGCAGAACGAGGAACTCCTGGCGCAGGATGAGAAATTCCGCCAGCACCTCGAAGAACAGGTACGGAATCAAAAGGCCTTTGTGGAGAGCGAGCAGCGGGTCCGACGCACGCTCGATCGGTTACTCTCTCCTGGGAGGGAGTTACCGAATTTCGAACTCGCTGTGACATCCTCGATCTCCGGGTGTTGCAGGAACTGA
- a CDS encoding methyltransferase family protein — MEKKHVLTLLYILIFPALILLLSGDITWSAGWIFCIWFIILCYSTILYLLRKDPALLEERYKQPGAGNQKRWDRFVVYGLLVGFILWIVVMPLDAERFGWSPPLPLPLTVLGGVSLIGSFFLFFRSYTDNTFLSPLVRIQGDRKQQVVSTGVYGFVRHPMYLGGILMFLGAPLFLGSVFGVLIGLALTVLLMGRILGEEAMLTQDLAGYREYMQMVRYRLLPRLW, encoded by the coding sequence ATGGAGAAGAAACACGTCCTCACCCTCCTGTACATCCTGATCTTTCCTGCGCTGATCCTCCTCCTCTCTGGAGACATCACCTGGTCTGCAGGCTGGATCTTCTGTATCTGGTTCATTATCCTCTGCTATTCGACGATCCTGTACCTGCTCCGAAAAGACCCAGCCCTGCTTGAAGAGCGGTACAAACAGCCCGGGGCCGGCAACCAGAAGCGCTGGGACCGATTTGTGGTCTATGGACTCCTGGTCGGTTTCATCCTATGGATCGTCGTCATGCCCCTCGATGCAGAACGGTTCGGGTGGTCCCCGCCCCTCCCCCTCCCGCTGACCGTGCTCGGAGGAGTCAGCCTTATCGGATCCTTCTTCCTCTTCTTCCGGTCGTACACCGACAACACGTTCCTCTCTCCCCTAGTCAGGATACAGGGGGACCGAAAACAACAGGTGGTATCAACGGGGGTATACGGGTTTGTCAGACATCCAATGTACCTTGGAGGGATCCTGATGTTTCTCGGGGCACCCCTGTTCCTTGGATCAGTCTTCGGGGTGCTGATAGGCCTTGCGCTGACCGTTCTGCTCATGGGCAGGATCCTGGGTGAGGAAGCGATGTTGACACAGGACCTGGCGGGCTACCGGGAGTACATGCAGATGGTCCGGTACAGGCTTCTTCCTCGTCTCTGGTGA